Part of the Tenacibaculum sp. SZ-18 genome, CAAGCTTTACATTTTGGGAAAAGATTGCAGATATCAATCAATTTCTAAAAACAATCTCTAAAACAGAAGCTGACTTTGTATCTATTGGTAGTGCAAAATTCCCAAAACAATTTCAGTACAAGAATGTAACATATACTTTTGATGAAAGATGTGATGGTACATGTCATTATGATTATGAAACTGAACGTGTAAATTCTCTTGATTATACAAATGACGACGATAGTAAATTCTTCGCTATTCAGTTATGGGATGACGAAATAGAAATTTCTACAGGAATAAGTATTTTAAAATCTCAAATCTCTAACATTCAAGAACGAACTACCTTCATATCTAGTGATTCTGTTTGGGACTTTATAAGTAAATATTTTGTTGGTATAATATTTACTTTATTCATGTTAATGACATTTTTACTGAACAAATGTTCTAGTAATTCTTGGGATGGTAACAGAGATCCTAATGATTCCACAAAGGTTTACAGAAATAGTAATAATTATTACAGAGGAAGAAGTTCACGAGGATTCGGAAAATAAAAGATTATGGAAGAAAATACACTTACTTGGTTAACACATACAGTTACTTACGTTACGTTATTTTATATTTCGTTCGTAATTGCCAAATTATTCTTTAAGCTTAAGAATAGAAAAATTAATATTGAAAACGAACTTACCATAAAGGATAATGTAGCTTTTGCCGTAATAGCTACAGGCTATTTTATTGGAACTACCATTATATTTTTAGGTGTTTTGCATGGAGAATCTCATGGTTTACTCACAGATGTTATTCTTATACTGCTCTACAGTATTTTTGGGAACTTCTTATTGATTTTATCATCTATTATCAATGAAAAAATAGTCTTTGGAAAGAAGTTCAAATTTTACCGTGAAGTTATTCGTGATGAAAACGTTGGAACTGGATTTATTGAAGCTGCAAACTTTATAGGATCTGGATTAATTATTTTCGGAGCCATCTCTGGAAGGAATATAAATCTATTTCCAGAATATGGAGAATTAGGTCATTATGCATCAGATTTTTTAAGTCTTTTGTTTTTCTGGGCTTTAGGACAAATAATCATCTTTGTATTTCTTAAAGTGTACAAAAAAATTGTTTCTTATGATTTTATCAAAGAAATTCAAGAAGATAATAATGCCATAGGAATTGTATATGCAAGTATTTTAATATCAGTAGCTTTTTTATACTCATTTGCTTCAAAAGGAGATATAAATTCATGGGAAACTACTCTTGAAGATATTTTGTATCATCTTGGTTTAGCTATAATTCTTTTGCCATTATCAAGACTTTTTGTTGAAAAGGTTATACTTCCAAAAAGTAATCTTACAGATGAAATTGTAAATCAAGAAATCCCAAATAAAGGAGCTGCTATACTTGAAGCTTTTGCCTATATCGGAAGTGCAATAATAATTAGTTTCTGTATGTAAAATGGCATCATCAACCAAACTTAAAAAACGAATTTTATTCCTTGCTCTTTTTGCAACCGGATTATCTGGGATTGTGGCTGAGTATTGTTTTGCCACATTATCTACATATTTTATTGGTGATTCAGTAAAGCAATGGTCTATAATAATTTCATTGATGCTTTTTAGCATGGGATTAGGTAGTAGAATTACTAAATCGTTCGATGGGAATGTATTTAAATTGTTCATTTATACCGAATTTACATTATCTATCTTGGTTTCCTTTTCGGCTGTTACGACTTATTATTTAGCTACTCAGGTGGAGTATATTTCGATTTACATTTATTCAATGGCTATTCTAACAGGAATGCTAATAGGAATGGAATTACCTCTTGCTATGAGGCTTAATAAAGATTTTCAGTCTTTAAAATTAAACGTAGCTAATATCTTGGAAAAAGATTACTACGGAAGTTTAATTGGCGGGTTATTTTTTGTTTTTATTGGTTTACCCTATTTAGGATTATCTCATACTCCATTTATACTTGGTTTTATCAATTTAATGGTTGCCATTTTATTACTCTTTATCTTTAAAAACAAACTCAAAAAGAAGGAAAAAAACACTTTATATAGTGCAGCTGGATTTATAGTTGTTCTTTTAATTATCGGTACTCTACTTTCTAGTAAAATCATTCTTTACGGAGAACAAACAAAATATAAAGACAAAATTGTATTTCAAGAACAATCCATATATCAAAAAATAGTAGTCACCAAATGGAAAAAGGATTACTGGCTGTATTTGAATGATAATTTACAATTTTCAACATTTGATGAACCATTATATCATGAAGTGTTAGTTCACCCAATAATGCAAATCCTGAATAAACCGAGGAACATACTTATTCTCGGTGGTGGTGACGGTTGTGCTGCTAGAGAACTTTTGAAATATCCATCTATCAATAAGATTACTTTGGTCGATTTAGACAAGAAACTAACTGATCTATTTGTTAATGAACCAGAACTAACTAACATTAACAATAACTCATTAACGAATTCGAAAGTACAAATCATAAATACAGATGGTTTCAAATATGTAAGTGAAACTCAATATTTTTTTGATTTGATAATTATTGATCTACCTGATCCAAGAAATGTAGAATTAGCACGCTTATATTCTAAGGAATTTTATGAGTTATGTAGGTTAAAATTAATTCCAAACGGTGGTTTAATTACACAAGCAGGAAGTCCGTATTATACACCATACGCGTTTAAATGTATTCAACAAACAATGAATCAGGCAAACTTTAGTGTTTTACCGATTCATAATCAAATTTTATCTATGGGCGAATGGGGTTGGATTTTAGGAACTAAAGCACCTCTTTCAAAAGATGAAATGATTAACAGGTTAGGAAATTTTGATGAATCTGTAATTTCAACCAAATGGTTGAATTCTGATAGTATGAGTTTAATAACGTCATTTGGAAAGGGTTTTTATAGTAAAACAAAGTTAGATTCACTTGAAACGAATCAAATCAGTAATCCTGTATTGTATCATTATTATAACAAAGGAAACTGGGATATTTATTAATTATGAAAAGAAAAGAAGAATATATAGCCTTAGATGCTCAAATGTTTCATTTCGATTTATGGATTAATCAATCAAATCCTGAAAAATTGAAAACTGAAATTGCTTTAATGTTAGAAAAAAGTAAGTTTACCATTGTAAATTTTATCGAACATCATTTTCCTATAAAGGGTTATACAGCTGTTTGGCTTTTAGCAGAAAGTCATCTTGCAATTCATACCTTTCCAGACCAAGAAAAAA contains:
- a CDS encoding DUF350 domain-containing protein; amino-acid sequence: MEENTLTWLTHTVTYVTLFYISFVIAKLFFKLKNRKINIENELTIKDNVAFAVIATGYFIGTTIIFLGVLHGESHGLLTDVILILLYSIFGNFLLILSSIINEKIVFGKKFKFYREVIRDENVGTGFIEAANFIGSGLIIFGAISGRNINLFPEYGELGHYASDFLSLLFFWALGQIIIFVFLKVYKKIVSYDFIKEIQEDNNAIGIVYASILISVAFLYSFASKGDINSWETTLEDILYHLGLAIILLPLSRLFVEKVILPKSNLTDEIVNQEIPNKGAAILEAFAYIGSAIIISFCM
- a CDS encoding S-adenosylmethionine decarboxylase, whose amino-acid sequence is MKRKEEYIALDAQMFHFDLWINQSNPEKLKTEIALMLEKSKFTIVNFIEHHFPIKGYTAVWLLAESHLAIHTFPDQEKTYLQISSCNNNKLQILKEELPSLY
- a CDS encoding polyamine aminopropyltransferase, whose amino-acid sequence is MASSTKLKKRILFLALFATGLSGIVAEYCFATLSTYFIGDSVKQWSIIISLMLFSMGLGSRITKSFDGNVFKLFIYTEFTLSILVSFSAVTTYYLATQVEYISIYIYSMAILTGMLIGMELPLAMRLNKDFQSLKLNVANILEKDYYGSLIGGLFFVFIGLPYLGLSHTPFILGFINLMVAILLLFIFKNKLKKKEKNTLYSAAGFIVVLLIIGTLLSSKIILYGEQTKYKDKIVFQEQSIYQKIVVTKWKKDYWLYLNDNLQFSTFDEPLYHEVLVHPIMQILNKPRNILILGGGDGCAARELLKYPSINKITLVDLDKKLTDLFVNEPELTNINNNSLTNSKVQIINTDGFKYVSETQYFFDLIIIDLPDPRNVELARLYSKEFYELCRLKLIPNGGLITQAGSPYYTPYAFKCIQQTMNQANFSVLPIHNQILSMGEWGWILGTKAPLSKDEMINRLGNFDESVISTKWLNSDSMSLITSFGKGFYSKTKLDSLETNQISNPVLYHYYNKGNWDIY
- a CDS encoding DUF4178 domain-containing protein gives rise to the protein MQKLKRGYLFDYKKQTWKVTDIYKIKWDDGSQTTEYQVKNKKGEVRYLMLEFVRKQKTSFTFWEKIADINQFLKTISKTEADFVSIGSAKFPKQFQYKNVTYTFDERCDGTCHYDYETERVNSLDYTNDDDSKFFAIQLWDDEIEISTGISILKSQISNIQERTTFISSDSVWDFISKYFVGIIFTLFMLMTFLLNKCSSNSWDGNRDPNDSTKVYRNSNNYYRGRSSRGFGK